The Melospiza georgiana isolate bMelGeo1 chromosome Z, bMelGeo1.pri, whole genome shotgun sequence genome contains a region encoding:
- the LOC131095829 gene encoding fructose-1,6-bisphosphatase isozyme 2, with the protein MTDKSPFETDMLTLTRFVMEKGRRVKGATGELTQLLNSMLTAIKAISAAVRKAGLAHMFGIAGTVNVTGDEVKKLDVLSNSLVINMLQSSYSTCVLVTEENKEAIITPKDKRGKYVVCFDPLDGSSNIDCLAPIGTIFAIYKKETDDEPSEKDALQPGRNIVAAGYALYGSATLVALSTGQGVDCFMLDPGLGEFILVDRDVKIKKKGKVYSLNEGYAKYFDPAMTEYLQKKKFPEDGSSPYGARYVGSMVADVHRTLMYGGIFMYPANQKSPKGKLRLLYECNPMAFIIEQAGGIATTGTEAVLDVKPENIHQRVPFILGSPDDVQEYLACVQRHQKSS; encoded by the exons ATGACAGACAAAAGCCCCTTCGAGACGGATATGCTGACCCTGACGCGGTTTGTCATGGAGAAGGGACGCCGCGTGAAGGGAGCGACGGGGGAGCTGACGCAGCTGCTCAACTCCATGCTGACTGCCATAAAGgccatctctgctgctgtcagaaaGGCAGGCCTTGCCCACAT GTTTGGTATAGCTGGCACTGTGAATGTGACAGGTGATGAGGTGAAGAAGCTGGATGTGTTATCCAACTCCCTGGTGATTAACATGCTCCAGTCCTCCTACAGCACCTGTGTCCTGGTCACGGAGGAGAACAAGGAGGCCATCATCACCCCGAAAGACAAGCGG GGTAAATATGTGGTGTGCTTTGACCCCCTTGACGGTTCATCCAATATAGACTGCTTGGCACCAATAGGAACAATTTTTGCTATCTACAAAAAG GAAACAGATGATGAGCCCTCTGAAAAAGATGCTTTACAGCCTGGACGCAATATTGTTGCTGCAGGCTATGCCCTCTATGGTAGTGCTACGCTGGTTGCCCTCTCCACAGGGCAAGGAGTGGACTGCTTCATGCTTGATCCG GGTCTTGGTGAATTTATTTTGGTGGACAGAGATGTTAAAATCAAGAAGAAGGGGAAGGTATACAGTCTCAATGAAGGTTATGCAAAGTATTTTGATCCTGCAATGACAGAATATTTACAAAAGAAGAAATTCCCTGAG GATGGCAGCTCCCCATACGGTGCCAGGTATGTGGGCTCCATGGTAGCTGATGTTCACCGTACATTGATGTACGGTGGGATCTTCATGTATCCTGCTAATCAGAAGAGTCCTAAAGGAAAG CTCCGACTTCTCTACGAATGCAACCCTATGGCTTTCATCATTGAGCAGGCTGGTGGCATAGCAACTACAGGGACCGAAGCAGTGTTGGATGTGAAACCTGAGAATATTCACCAGAGAGTTCCTTTTATCCTTGGCTCTCCAGACGATGTGCAAGAATACCTTGCTTGTGTACAGAGACACCAGAAGAGCAGCTAA